The Anastrepha ludens isolate Willacy chromosome 2, idAnaLude1.1, whole genome shotgun sequence genome contains a region encoding:
- the LOC128863294 gene encoding putative nuclease HARBI1 encodes MYFNRKGFHSINAMLICDHTTKILAINCQYGGAAHDSFIWKHSNERMVMEHRFLHNRSDNAWLLGDSGYPLEPWCITPYRNPSDGSGEARFNEIHSKARCIIERTNGVLKGRWRILEYNKRGRYDPIKVARFANVCAALHNICIQFNVSFTATNSESQTASDIVSGEGQYTRIGQTIRDQIKISLMNST; translated from the exons ATGTATTTCAACAGGAAGGGTTTTCATAGCATAAATGCGATGTTG ATTTGCGACCACACTACGAAAATTCTCGCAATAAACTGCCAATATGGGGGTGCAGCCCACGACTCATTCATATGGAAGCATTCAAACGAACGAATGGTTATGGAACATCGTTTTTTGCACAATAGGAGTGACAATGCCTGGCTGCTAG ggGACTCTGGATATCCACTTGAGCCGTGGTGCATAACACCGTACAGAAATCCATCGGACGGATCAGGTGAAGCAAGGTTCAATGAAATTCATTCCAAGGCAAGGTGCATCATTGAACGAACTAATGGTGTACTGAAAGGTCGGTGGAGAATCCTAGAATACAACAAAAGAGGAAGATATGATCCTATAAAAGTGGCTAGGTTTGCGAATGTGTGTGCAGCGCTTCACaacatttgtatacaatttAATGTGAGCTTTACAGCAACAAATTCAGAGAGTCAAACCGCATCTGACATAGTGTCTGGAGAAGGCCAGTATACTAGAATCGGCCAAACAATCAGAGATCAAATTAAAATCTCGTTGATGAACTCGACATAA